The Candidatus Nealsonbacteria bacterium sequence AAATATAGTGTTTTTCTCATCAAAAGAGAAAGTGCTCTCAGAAACTTCCTTGTCCGATATAACAATAGATAACATTTGATATTTCCAAGAAATATTCATTGCTAATCCGGTTAAATAAAAAGCTTCTTCAGCATCTCCCGGAGCTACTACTAATCGCTCAAATTCTCCGTGTCCAGCTGATAAAACATAAATAAGGTCTGATTGCATTATAGGTCGGCACTCCAGTCGCCGGTCCCATACGCTGAGCCTCAATAACAACAAGGGGTGTTTCTGATTGAGCTGTTAAACTTAACCCTTCGGTCATTAAATCAAATCCTCCGCCTGAGCTTCCTGTCATTGTTTTTCTTCCAGAAAAAGCTAACCCAATCGCAGTATTAATTGCGCTAATTTCATTTTCGGGTTGATAAACTCTTATGTTATGATCAGTTGCCACTTGGGCCATATAATTCAAGACCCCGGTTGATGGAGTCATTGGATAACCAACATATGCCTCAAGTCCCGCACTTATAGCTCCTAGGGCAATAGCTTCGTTTCCGGAAATAAGAGGTAAAGGCTTTGATTTAAGTTTCTCTATCTTTACAACGGTTTCGGCCTGATTATAAGCAGCTTTAGCTATCTTTAAATTCATCTCTGTTTCAATGGGCAATTCTTGCTTTAATACTTTTTGAGCTGTCGCCCAATTGATACCAATAACCTTAGCAAATGCTCCAACAAGAGCAGTGTTTCTCATTATTGGAATTCCTTTAAACTCCTCTACTATCTTATTGACAGAAACTCCAATACCGCCTTTTGCAGAAAATACGTCATTGTAAATGAGGTTCTTTTTATTATTCAACTTTTTCTTATGTCTTGCGGCTGTGTCTTCATTTAAAGCTAGAAGAAAATCAATATCTTCCCTTGATCCTATTACCCGATCACTTGAAGCTCTTATCAATGAAAAATTATGACCGCCCTTAATTATTGACTGATAGTCTTCGTAGACATATATCTTATATCCGTAATTGGAGAAAAATTTAGCGATTATTAAGCCAGCTTTTTTTGGTCCCTCACCGGCTGCACCACCTATTAATATGGAATATTCTTTTACCATTTATTTTTTGAAATTATTCTACTGTGCAAACTTTTGCTAGATTTCTAGGACAGTCAACATCATAACCCTTTAAAACTCCGATATGATAAGCAAGTAACTGAAGGGGAATAATGGCCATAATTGGAGAAAGAACTTCAAGTGTTTTAGGAATATAGATAACGTCCTCTGACATTTTCTTAATTTCCTCATTGCCCTCGGTAGCAATTATGATCACTGATCCCCTTCTAGCCTTTACCTCTTCAACATTAGAAACGACTTTATTATAAACACTATCGCTTAAACATATTGCCATGGTTGGAAAATTCTCATCAACTAAAGCTAGCGGACCGTGTTTCATTTCACCAGATGCATATCCTTCGGCATGAATATATGATATTTCTTTTAATTTTAGTGCCCCCTCTAGGGCTACTGGACATCCGTACTTTCTACCCAAGAAAAGGAAGTTATGAGAATCTTTATATTTCTTTGCTATTTCTTGAATAGTAGAATCGTCTTTCAAAAATTCCTCTACCAACGAAGGCATAGCTATTAGCCCTTGAGCAATTTCTTTCCCTTCTTGTAAA is a genomic window containing:
- a CDS encoding 2-oxoacid:acceptor oxidoreductase family protein, whose product is MVKEYSILIGGAAGEGPKKAGLIIAKFFSNYGYKIYVYEDYQSIIKGGHNFSLIRASSDRVIGSREDIDFLLALNEDTAARHKKKLNNKKNLIYNDVFSAKGGIGVSVNKIVEEFKGIPIMRNTALVGAFAKVIGINWATAQKVLKQELPIETEMNLKIAKAAYNQAETVVKIEKLKSKPLPLISGNEAIALGAISAGLEAYVGYPMTPSTGVLNYMAQVATDHNIRVYQPENEISAINTAIGLAFSGRKTMTGSSGGGFDLMTEGLSLTAQSETPLVVIEAQRMGPATGVPTYNAIRPYLCFISWTRRI